The following coding sequences are from one Venturia canescens isolate UGA chromosome 5, ASM1945775v1, whole genome shotgun sequence window:
- the DNaseII gene encoding plancitoxin-1 isoform X2, with amino-acid sequence MFLSVFQTLYHLFVIRSQAAMQQQCRDEDNEPVDWFVMYKIPKIRESSLPDVREGISYLYITDKTVGTGWKLSTKDVTSKNSIPARTLAPLYNDKLSSKLLWVMYNDQPPDGRANANYGHAKGVVMTNGESGFWLIHSVPGFPLIPNSGESRRRRITLNDTTEAEDKVPEGEYGYPDTGRTNGQSFMCISVNSDQIDVISQQLMYNQIIVYRKNLPESTANGYPSFVDASNQVRIRDPPYNKKAVIRSTLGLEFTSFAKSDKWQRELYDDFVGPQLNSDLLVESWQNGRGKLPSECNGSRVLNIESINLREANVVFTSTHDHSKWAVSMTNGKHGNWVCVGDINRAETQFSRGGGTVCLKSPDLWKYYRNVVNDMEPCPKKNVGIFGKLKHWFSSKFG; translated from the exons atgtttctgtcTGTTTTCCAAACATTATATCACCTTTTTGTTATTCGAAGTCAGGCAGCGATGCAGCAGCAG TGTCGAGACGAGGACAACGAGCCAGTCGATTG GTTCGTTATGTACAAAATTCCTAAAATCCGTGAATCGAGTCTCCCCGACGTGAGGGAGGGAATTTCTTATCTGTACATAACGGACAAAACAGTTGGAACCGGATGGAAATTATCGACAAAGGATGTTACTTCGAAGAATTCTATTCCTGCGAGAACTTTGGCTCCGCTTTACAATGAC AAACTTTCGTCGAAACTATTATGGGTGATGTACAACGACCAGCCTCCAGATGGACGCGCGAACGCGAACTACGGTCATGCGAAGGGTGTCGTAATGACGAATGGGGAAAGTGGTTTTTGGTTGATCCACAGCGTTCCAGGTTTTCCGTTAATACCGAATAGTGGGGAGTCTCGACGCCGTCGAATTACGCTGAACGATACGACCGAGGCGGAAGATAAAGTTCCGGAGGGTGAATACGGCTATCCCGATACCGGTCGAACAAACGGACAGAGTTTTATGTGCATATCCGTTAACTCCGATCAGATTGATGTTATCTCACAACAATTGATGTACAATCAGATTATCGTTTATCGTAAAAATTTGCCGGAATCTACTGCGAACGGATATCCCTCTTTCGTCGATGCTTCGAATCAAGTCAGAATACGCGATCCTCCGTACAATAAAAAAGCTGTGATACGATCGACACTCGGTTTGGAATTTACGTCGTTTGCTAAAAGCGACAAATGGCAACGCg AGTTGTATGACGATTTCGTGGGTCCACAATTGAATTCTGATTTACTGGTCGAATCGTGGCAAAATGGGCGAGGGAAATTGCCGTCCGAATGCAATGGCTCTCGAGTACTCAATATCGAATCGATCAATCTTAGAGAAGCAAATGTCGTGTTCACAAGCACTCACGATCACTCGAAATGGGCAGTATCCATGACTAATGGAAAGCATGGAAATTGGGTCTGCGTTGGAGACATCAACAGAGCA GAAACTCAATTCAGTAGAGGCGGAGGAACTGTTTGTCTGAAATCTCCGGATCTATGGAAATATTACAGAAACGTCGTGAACGACATGGAACCTTGTCCGAAGAAAAATGTCGGAATATTTGGAAAACTCAAACATTGGTTCAGTTCTAAATTTGGATAA
- the DNaseII gene encoding plancitoxin-1 isoform X1 — MSRLRISVFVLLISNLAIITAAKTTKDVLQCRDEDNEPVDWFVMYKIPKIRESSLPDVREGISYLYITDKTVGTGWKLSTKDVTSKNSIPARTLAPLYNDKLSSKLLWVMYNDQPPDGRANANYGHAKGVVMTNGESGFWLIHSVPGFPLIPNSGESRRRRITLNDTTEAEDKVPEGEYGYPDTGRTNGQSFMCISVNSDQIDVISQQLMYNQIIVYRKNLPESTANGYPSFVDASNQVRIRDPPYNKKAVIRSTLGLEFTSFAKSDKWQRELYDDFVGPQLNSDLLVESWQNGRGKLPSECNGSRVLNIESINLREANVVFTSTHDHSKWAVSMTNGKHGNWVCVGDINRAETQFSRGGGTVCLKSPDLWKYYRNVVNDMEPCPKKNVGIFGKLKHWFSSKFG; from the exons atgtcTCGACTTCGAATCAGCGTGTTCGTACTCTTGATTAGCAATTTAGCAATAATTACAGCTGCTAAAACTACGAAAGATGTTTTGCAGTGTCGAGACGAGGACAACGAGCCAGTCGATTG GTTCGTTATGTACAAAATTCCTAAAATCCGTGAATCGAGTCTCCCCGACGTGAGGGAGGGAATTTCTTATCTGTACATAACGGACAAAACAGTTGGAACCGGATGGAAATTATCGACAAAGGATGTTACTTCGAAGAATTCTATTCCTGCGAGAACTTTGGCTCCGCTTTACAATGAC AAACTTTCGTCGAAACTATTATGGGTGATGTACAACGACCAGCCTCCAGATGGACGCGCGAACGCGAACTACGGTCATGCGAAGGGTGTCGTAATGACGAATGGGGAAAGTGGTTTTTGGTTGATCCACAGCGTTCCAGGTTTTCCGTTAATACCGAATAGTGGGGAGTCTCGACGCCGTCGAATTACGCTGAACGATACGACCGAGGCGGAAGATAAAGTTCCGGAGGGTGAATACGGCTATCCCGATACCGGTCGAACAAACGGACAGAGTTTTATGTGCATATCCGTTAACTCCGATCAGATTGATGTTATCTCACAACAATTGATGTACAATCAGATTATCGTTTATCGTAAAAATTTGCCGGAATCTACTGCGAACGGATATCCCTCTTTCGTCGATGCTTCGAATCAAGTCAGAATACGCGATCCTCCGTACAATAAAAAAGCTGTGATACGATCGACACTCGGTTTGGAATTTACGTCGTTTGCTAAAAGCGACAAATGGCAACGCg AGTTGTATGACGATTTCGTGGGTCCACAATTGAATTCTGATTTACTGGTCGAATCGTGGCAAAATGGGCGAGGGAAATTGCCGTCCGAATGCAATGGCTCTCGAGTACTCAATATCGAATCGATCAATCTTAGAGAAGCAAATGTCGTGTTCACAAGCACTCACGATCACTCGAAATGGGCAGTATCCATGACTAATGGAAAGCATGGAAATTGGGTCTGCGTTGGAGACATCAACAGAGCA GAAACTCAATTCAGTAGAGGCGGAGGAACTGTTTGTCTGAAATCTCCGGATCTATGGAAATATTACAGAAACGTCGTGAACGACATGGAACCTTGTCCGAAGAAAAATGTCGGAATATTTGGAAAACTCAAACATTGGTTCAGTTCTAAATTTGGATAA
- the DNaseII gene encoding plancitoxin-1 isoform X3, with amino-acid sequence MYKIPKIRESSLPDVREGISYLYITDKTVGTGWKLSTKDVTSKNSIPARTLAPLYNDKLSSKLLWVMYNDQPPDGRANANYGHAKGVVMTNGESGFWLIHSVPGFPLIPNSGESRRRRITLNDTTEAEDKVPEGEYGYPDTGRTNGQSFMCISVNSDQIDVISQQLMYNQIIVYRKNLPESTANGYPSFVDASNQVRIRDPPYNKKAVIRSTLGLEFTSFAKSDKWQRELYDDFVGPQLNSDLLVESWQNGRGKLPSECNGSRVLNIESINLREANVVFTSTHDHSKWAVSMTNGKHGNWVCVGDINRAETQFSRGGGTVCLKSPDLWKYYRNVVNDMEPCPKKNVGIFGKLKHWFSSKFG; translated from the exons ATGTACAAAATTCCTAAAATCCGTGAATCGAGTCTCCCCGACGTGAGGGAGGGAATTTCTTATCTGTACATAACGGACAAAACAGTTGGAACCGGATGGAAATTATCGACAAAGGATGTTACTTCGAAGAATTCTATTCCTGCGAGAACTTTGGCTCCGCTTTACAATGAC AAACTTTCGTCGAAACTATTATGGGTGATGTACAACGACCAGCCTCCAGATGGACGCGCGAACGCGAACTACGGTCATGCGAAGGGTGTCGTAATGACGAATGGGGAAAGTGGTTTTTGGTTGATCCACAGCGTTCCAGGTTTTCCGTTAATACCGAATAGTGGGGAGTCTCGACGCCGTCGAATTACGCTGAACGATACGACCGAGGCGGAAGATAAAGTTCCGGAGGGTGAATACGGCTATCCCGATACCGGTCGAACAAACGGACAGAGTTTTATGTGCATATCCGTTAACTCCGATCAGATTGATGTTATCTCACAACAATTGATGTACAATCAGATTATCGTTTATCGTAAAAATTTGCCGGAATCTACTGCGAACGGATATCCCTCTTTCGTCGATGCTTCGAATCAAGTCAGAATACGCGATCCTCCGTACAATAAAAAAGCTGTGATACGATCGACACTCGGTTTGGAATTTACGTCGTTTGCTAAAAGCGACAAATGGCAACGCg AGTTGTATGACGATTTCGTGGGTCCACAATTGAATTCTGATTTACTGGTCGAATCGTGGCAAAATGGGCGAGGGAAATTGCCGTCCGAATGCAATGGCTCTCGAGTACTCAATATCGAATCGATCAATCTTAGAGAAGCAAATGTCGTGTTCACAAGCACTCACGATCACTCGAAATGGGCAGTATCCATGACTAATGGAAAGCATGGAAATTGGGTCTGCGTTGGAGACATCAACAGAGCA GAAACTCAATTCAGTAGAGGCGGAGGAACTGTTTGTCTGAAATCTCCGGATCTATGGAAATATTACAGAAACGTCGTGAACGACATGGAACCTTGTCCGAAGAAAAATGTCGGAATATTTGGAAAACTCAAACATTGGTTCAGTTCTAAATTTGGATAA